A genomic window from Klebsiella quasipneumoniae subsp. quasipneumoniae includes:
- the rsuA gene encoding 16S rRNA pseudouridine(516) synthase RsuA yields the protein MRLDKFIAQQLGVSRAIAGREIRGSRVTVDGDIVKDASFKLQPEHEVEYDGNTLTQQNGLRYFMLNKPQGYVCSTDDPDHPTILYFLDEPVAHKLHAAGRLDIDTTGLVLMTDDGQWSHRITSPRHHCEKTYLVALESPLAEGTAELFAKGVQLHNEKDLTKPAVLEVITPTEVRLTISEGRYHQVKRMFAAVGNHVVGLHRERIGDILLDESLAPGEYRPLTEAEIASVGAPQPRSKT from the coding sequence GTGAAATCCGCGGCAGCCGCGTTACCGTGGACGGCGACATTGTAAAAGATGCTTCCTTTAAGCTTCAGCCGGAGCACGAGGTGGAGTATGACGGGAACACGCTGACCCAGCAGAACGGCCTGCGCTATTTTATGCTCAACAAGCCGCAGGGGTACGTCTGTTCCACCGACGATCCCGATCATCCGACTATCCTCTATTTCCTCGACGAGCCGGTGGCGCATAAGCTGCATGCCGCCGGTCGGCTGGATATCGACACCACCGGACTGGTGCTGATGACCGATGACGGCCAATGGTCGCACCGCATTACCTCGCCGCGACACCACTGTGAAAAAACCTATCTGGTGGCGCTGGAAAGCCCGCTGGCGGAAGGGACCGCGGAGCTGTTTGCCAAAGGCGTCCAGCTGCATAACGAAAAAGATCTCACCAAACCGGCGGTGCTGGAAGTTATCACTCCGACCGAAGTGCGCCTCACCATTAGCGAAGGCCGCTACCATCAGGTGAAACGCATGTTCGCCGCCGTGGGCAACCACGTGGTTGGCCTGCATCGGGAACGCATCGGCGACATCCTGCTGGATGAATCTCTGGCGCCGGGTGAATATCGTCCGCTGACGGAAGCGGAAATCGCCAGCGTGGGCGCTCCGCAGCCACGGAGCAAAACGTGA